One [Clostridium] saccharolyticum WM1 DNA segment encodes these proteins:
- a CDS encoding peroxiredoxin translates to MNVSIGMKAPDFTAMTTFGPLKLSDYKGQWVILFSHPGDFTPVCTTEFIAFAQANDHFEALNTQLMGLSIDSNPSHLAWVNQIRLLTGIEIPFPVIADRMAEVANLYGMIAPDANKQETVRNVFFIDPNQIIRAILIYPLSNGRNINEILRLLTALQTTDKCSVVTPANWEPGNPALVPPPGTYDQTLARINDPETAGLNCVDWFWCYKNKSCQ, encoded by the coding sequence ATGAACGTTAGCATTGGTATGAAAGCCCCTGATTTTACTGCCATGACAACCTTTGGACCGCTAAAGCTGTCCGATTACAAAGGACAATGGGTGATTCTCTTTTCTCACCCTGGTGATTTTACGCCGGTATGCACCACCGAATTTATAGCTTTTGCACAGGCAAACGATCACTTTGAAGCATTAAATACACAACTGATGGGTTTAAGCATAGACAGCAACCCCTCCCACCTGGCATGGGTAAATCAAATCCGTTTATTAACGGGCATTGAAATTCCGTTTCCGGTTATTGCAGACCGCATGGCTGAGGTTGCAAACCTTTACGGCATGATCGCTCCTGATGCCAATAAGCAGGAAACCGTCCGGAATGTTTTTTTCATTGACCCGAACCAGATTATTCGCGCTATCCTGATTTATCCATTATCCAACGGCAGAAATATCAATGAAATACTGCGTCTGTTAACCGCACTTCAAACAACCGATAAATGCAGCGTTGTAACTCCTGCCAACTGGGAACCCGGCAATCCGGCACTGGTACCTCCGCCAGGCACCTATGATCAGACCTTAGCCCGTATCAATGATCCGGAAACAGCGGGGTTAAATTGTGTGGATTGGTTCTGGTGTTATAAAAATAAATCCTGTCAATGA